GTGTTTTAGCTAAACAATGTCGTATGTATGAATTGAGAAATAGAGAACGTATTTCAATTGCAGCTGCTAGTAAACTATTGTCAAACATGGTATATAACTACAAAGGGATGGGTTTAAGCATGGGTAagatgtcaaaaaaaaaaacaatctttTGGTTGTTTTGGttttacacatacattcaagttttattcgaaaagataatatacaaatttgcGAATATATGATATTCCTCTAGGTATGATGCTTGCGGGTTGGGATAAACGTGGTCCTGGAATGTATTACATCGATTCAGAAGGTACTCGAACACCAGGAAAGATATTTAGCGTAGGTTCTGGCTCCATCTATGCCTTTGGCGTATTAGATTCCGGTTATCATTGGGACCTGACGGATAAAGAAGCTTACGAGCTAGGAAGAAGAGCGATTTATCACGCTACTCATAGAGACGCATATTCCGGTGGTATAGTAAGAGGTAAGTAGCAACAGTTCTGTAATcacacaattttatttattaatcgctTATTTgatgattttgttttttagtaTATCATATGAAATCAACTGGTTGGGTACATATCTCCGACGAAGATTGCAAAGATTTGCATTATATGTATCAAGAGCAAAAACTAGCAGGAAGCAGCAAGTAATCAATCTAAACGTACTGTATTTTTTTGCCCCTCTTcgcttaataaaatattgttcttaggaatattttcatcgaaagcTTTCAAATTGAAGTTCATCAAATTTTGTGTTCCTcgtgtattataaaatgaattaatactTAACTGTCAACCTTAACATTACAGGAGACACATGAAATTCCTAACCTTCCGCACGTacacaaaataattatattaatcctATGCATCGTAATCAAAATTTGAGTAAAAtagtttttacattttatataagatGCAAATTACATATAGATTTTCTCGACAAGTATGTTTTGTAATCttacatttatatcgtttaacgtAATACTACTTTaccgtaataatatttaactggagtgatgaaaattttcacattataatacatttgtatTAACAACGTATAACCTATATGATTCAAAAATGGCGCGATCTTGTATACTCCCCACTATCGATACTAGCAATGTTCGTATGTGTTGACGTCGACCACCGCAACGCATAGTGCGGCGTGATCGGTGTCATTACAACGAACGAGGAACATATTGTACTTTCGTGCGCGAAGAATTTCCAGTGTATTTGGGCCTACATACCGACACGGAACATGTCGAGTACAGAGGAATGTAAACTAAAGGGCGGTCATCCTCCAGCAGGTTAGTTTAATCGAAATCTTTAATTACTTATCCCATTAAAAAAGGTTAAACGGTGTTTACAAGCACCATTGAATATCGATGACGTCGTAGTGCACCTGTCAGCATGTATCAAGGCCATATAATTTCAAACAATAATTAACATCATCATCCTTAACTCCAATCGTTCGTTTCAGTGAAAGCAGGAGGAATGAGGATTACTCAACACAAAACACCAAAGGAGGATCGAGACGTGAAGCCAAGCAAGGACGTCGAGGAGAGCAGGCCTTCTAGCAGGTAAGAAAATACGtcgtattaaaatttacatcgTTAGATAAcgattgtattatttttcatttttcacgcTGTCGAgttataaatcataataacgatagaaatTGGTGAACAGATTCGTGATATATAAACCTCCTCGTTCGAAATCGAGTCGAAATAATCAcgtttttcgaaagaattcaGAAAGTCGTAGAAGAAACGTGCTGTTGCCGGCtaaag
Above is a window of Vespula vulgaris chromosome 4, iyVesVulg1.1, whole genome shotgun sequence DNA encoding:
- the LOC127063198 gene encoding proteasome subunit beta type-5 produces the protein MALAEVCGLNSYVDFNFLQEKDKLPGEIEKYTRNFTNNVQLAVPPYINPAESLAQLSASTDESGKHLKIQFDHGTTTLGFQYQGGIILAVDSRATGGQFIGSQTMKKIVEINDYLLGTLAGGAADCVYWDRVLAKQCRMYELRNRERISIAAASKLLSNMVYNYKGMGLSMGMMLAGWDKRGPGMYYIDSEGTRTPGKIFSVGSGSIYAFGVLDSGYHWDLTDKEAYELGRRAIYHATHRDAYSGGIVRVYHMKSTGWVHISDEDCKDLHYMYQEQKLAGSSK